One region of gamma proteobacterium HIMB55 genomic DNA includes:
- a CDS encoding ribulose-5-phosphate 4-epimerase-like epimerase or aldolase (PFAM: Class II Aldolase and Adducin N-terminal domain) has product MTNDQARIDLAAAFRWAARIDLHEGVANHFSLAINDSGTRFLMNPNQRHFARIKASDLIEIDANDPETLATPDAPDITAWGLHGGIHRHCSHARCVMHVHSNYATVLASLADSTLPPIDQNAAMFFNRYVIDDAYGGLALEDEGNRCAQLLSDPKKRVMIMGNHGLLVIGHSVADTFNRLYYFERAAGTYIQALQTGRELRVLSDEVAERTAQQLEAYPEQDERHFAELKAILDEEQSDYSG; this is encoded by the coding sequence ATGACAAATGATCAGGCACGAATCGACTTAGCAGCAGCGTTCAGGTGGGCGGCCAGGATCGATCTCCACGAGGGCGTAGCGAACCATTTTTCACTCGCGATCAACGACAGTGGTACGCGGTTTTTGATGAATCCGAATCAGCGCCATTTCGCCCGTATTAAAGCGAGTGACTTAATTGAAATTGACGCGAATGACCCGGAGACCTTGGCCACTCCCGACGCACCCGATATTACGGCGTGGGGTCTGCACGGTGGTATTCATCGGCACTGCTCCCATGCACGGTGCGTTATGCATGTGCATTCAAATTACGCGACGGTTCTTGCATCGCTCGCAGACAGTACCCTACCGCCGATCGATCAGAATGCGGCGATGTTTTTCAACCGCTATGTTATCGACGACGCCTACGGTGGCCTTGCTCTCGAGGATGAAGGTAACCGTTGCGCGCAGTTGCTCAGTGATCCCAAAAAGCGCGTGATGATTATGGGAAATCACGGCCTTTTGGTGATCGGTCATTCAGTGGCAGATACCTTCAATCGTCTTTACTACTTTGAGCGAGCCGCAGGAACGTATATTCAGGCGCTGCAAACCGGTAGAGAGCTTAGAGTGTTGAGCGACGAAGTGGCGGAGAGAACGGCGCAACAGCTCGAGGCTTATCCAGAGCAAGATGAGCGTCATTTTGCCGAGCTCAAGGCGATTTTGGACGAGGAGCAGTCCGACTACAGCGGCTGA
- a CDS encoding subtilisin-like serine protease (PFAM: PA domain; Subtilase family): MNQLKIGFATGALLTAGLGTSFASLAENSPPPVSPGIVIVKDGTHKAASPFNLSSYIVVLDEEPLISFEDHRFSRDRSSPLTSQSPKLAARQAQAQLIEKQQSAFASSINTDLPDAKVGARYDTVLNGLVVRSNAPDAREILSNMPGVNYVVRDSIVRAHMDASLPLIKAPEAWALVGGRDTAGAGVRVAVIDSGIVPEHPMFDGTNFEAPADLPDDDYCATVDESFCNGKLIVARHYTPSDINASEVDTPYDVDGHGVHVAGTAVGNRVTDSQGTELSGVAPGAYLMAYKALWADGSGSASGSTSGLLQALNDAVSDGADVINNSWGGSASSFDYQLYTDVFGRIEAAGVVLVTSAGNAGPNASTVGCPACAEPGLAIASTNTQAFSINLSVVTLNDLEIPAVPGGDVVHDSDLTAKAILADSIDTNNDDACAPFEAGSFEGGIGIAMRGGLTPEGDPCYFYIKAANLKDAGAQGMIIMNNVPGDAISMGGLTDLTFPSVMVDLNQGLTLYTSVTEGDDITIGAFQRSVLPEGGISSFSSRGPNFESAILKPDVAAPGSPILSAAIGSTDSDYVALSGTSMSSPHVAGAAAVVLQNKPELSATEVKSALVNSANPEEAIGSSGTTASVFASGAGALDLESALGAELLFDAVSLSEGCFSACDYRLTGKYTGDDALTLSMSLSLNDKNAVATLAANLTVAPGEAFEIPLALDVSNASEGWLTGRLLIQDASETVSNASVPISILVGEKVDAQVLGISGAITPGAASNVAVNIAGAPDTSTDATYNVTVTSPESLPILEASVAESLNNATGSTLIGDTTTGTVRWSGTLGELSGVITSESFFATGLSLKNDFESAIGSELDCDNVVTNPDGCDDVFWGFNVTGLNSQIGGKPIETLAISTNGLVVFNYTDEDTSAYTFSPQKLPLRDRPNSIIAPFWTDLVFGSNALEGDVYFGIVADGEDDWAVVEWWNAYEWSESGSAEGDPSYTFSLWIKANSDEIYINYAALDALPTVLSVGLEDGSGASGISYYFSGTGEPPVANASHRLDVDAFKGSATVSFDVQSSPIAVVADGAMSMEIDTSKTIDLSVLTTENRVNETITALLDVSGQRYEGSLPVNMPAGQMTYGIVSQTEHGSLALASDQPSGGASVFEYTPGEGFVGTDSFTYEVYDSANLSHKSATATVSITVEDNREDSDGDGLSDEREAELGTDPQDADSDDDGINDGDEVALGTDPNNADSDGDGASDGAEVAAGSDPNDANSQPSGGASEEETSGLPIWMLYVATSLNDPAASKQAPLKEPELSDAKSSPELESTQRSQEDVVQKDRGGRPLM; this comes from the coding sequence GTGAATCAGCTGAAAATCGGTTTTGCAACGGGCGCGTTACTCACTGCCGGGCTTGGAACATCTTTTGCATCTTTGGCAGAGAATTCCCCGCCCCCGGTGTCACCAGGGATTGTCATTGTTAAGGACGGGACACATAAAGCGGCCAGTCCATTCAATCTCAGTAGCTACATCGTGGTGCTCGACGAAGAGCCGCTGATTAGCTTCGAGGACCACCGTTTTTCACGTGATCGCAGTTCGCCTCTAACGAGCCAGTCGCCCAAATTGGCCGCAAGACAAGCGCAAGCTCAACTGATTGAAAAGCAGCAAAGCGCTTTCGCATCGAGCATCAACACAGACTTACCGGATGCAAAGGTTGGTGCACGCTACGACACTGTACTGAACGGTCTTGTCGTTCGAAGCAACGCGCCCGATGCGCGCGAGATCTTGAGCAACATGCCAGGGGTAAACTATGTTGTAAGAGACTCGATCGTTCGAGCGCACATGGACGCATCGCTCCCGCTCATAAAAGCACCTGAAGCCTGGGCACTCGTCGGCGGAAGAGATACGGCAGGTGCCGGCGTCAGAGTCGCCGTCATTGACTCAGGCATCGTGCCAGAACATCCGATGTTCGACGGCACAAACTTCGAAGCGCCCGCGGATCTACCTGACGACGATTACTGCGCGACCGTCGATGAGAGTTTTTGTAACGGCAAATTAATCGTCGCTCGACACTATACCCCCTCGGACATAAACGCTTCGGAGGTGGATACGCCCTATGACGTCGATGGACACGGCGTGCACGTCGCTGGTACAGCCGTTGGAAATCGCGTAACCGACTCACAGGGAACCGAGCTCTCAGGTGTTGCGCCGGGCGCCTATTTGATGGCCTATAAAGCGCTGTGGGCAGACGGTTCAGGCTCGGCAAGTGGCTCCACCAGTGGGCTTCTTCAGGCACTGAATGATGCGGTTTCTGATGGCGCGGATGTCATCAATAATTCGTGGGGCGGATCTGCCTCATCATTTGACTACCAGCTGTATACCGATGTCTTCGGTCGAATCGAGGCGGCTGGGGTCGTACTCGTCACATCGGCAGGAAATGCGGGACCTAACGCGTCAACTGTAGGTTGCCCCGCATGTGCCGAGCCCGGGCTCGCAATCGCATCGACGAATACACAAGCTTTCTCGATCAATCTTAGTGTCGTCACACTAAACGATCTTGAAATCCCAGCCGTGCCAGGCGGCGATGTGGTGCATGACTCAGACCTAACCGCCAAGGCAATTCTGGCTGACAGTATCGACACCAATAATGATGATGCGTGTGCTCCATTTGAAGCGGGCAGCTTCGAGGGTGGCATCGGTATCGCCATGCGGGGTGGTCTCACACCCGAGGGTGACCCTTGCTATTTTTATATTAAAGCGGCAAACCTCAAGGACGCGGGCGCTCAGGGCATGATTATCATGAACAATGTCCCTGGTGATGCCATCTCGATGGGCGGCCTAACTGACCTTACCTTCCCCTCAGTCATGGTTGATCTAAATCAGGGTCTAACGCTCTACACGTCGGTGACCGAGGGCGATGACATCACCATTGGTGCCTTCCAGAGATCAGTGCTGCCTGAGGGCGGTATTTCATCCTTCAGTTCGAGGGGGCCTAATTTTGAATCAGCCATATTAAAGCCTGACGTTGCAGCGCCGGGTAGCCCAATTCTGTCAGCCGCGATCGGCTCAACTGACTCGGATTATGTCGCGCTTTCAGGTACGTCCATGTCGAGTCCGCATGTTGCTGGTGCGGCAGCTGTGGTGCTCCAAAACAAACCAGAGCTCAGTGCCACAGAAGTCAAATCGGCGCTTGTGAACTCCGCAAATCCCGAGGAAGCAATCGGTAGTTCGGGCACCACCGCGAGTGTTTTTGCCTCAGGCGCGGGCGCTCTAGATTTAGAGAGTGCGCTTGGTGCTGAGCTGCTATTCGATGCTGTTTCACTGTCCGAAGGCTGTTTTTCTGCCTGCGATTATCGGCTCACGGGTAAATACACGGGTGACGACGCGCTGACCCTATCAATGAGCCTCTCACTAAACGATAAGAACGCCGTAGCGACGCTTGCAGCAAACCTAACGGTGGCACCCGGAGAGGCTTTTGAGATCCCGCTTGCGCTTGACGTCTCGAATGCTTCAGAGGGGTGGCTCACCGGCCGACTCCTTATTCAGGATGCGTCAGAAACTGTTTCAAACGCCTCTGTGCCGATTTCAATTCTCGTCGGGGAAAAAGTTGATGCGCAGGTATTGGGCATCTCGGGCGCTATTACCCCGGGAGCAGCAAGTAACGTGGCCGTTAATATTGCCGGCGCGCCTGATACTTCGACAGATGCAACTTATAACGTAACCGTTACGAGTCCTGAGAGCCTTCCTATCCTCGAAGCCTCTGTCGCGGAGAGCTTGAACAACGCGACGGGCTCAACACTGATCGGAGATACAACGACAGGCACAGTGCGCTGGAGCGGTACCCTCGGCGAGCTCTCGGGAGTTATTACCTCAGAAAGCTTCTTTGCCACTGGCCTATCGCTCAAAAATGATTTTGAAAGCGCTATTGGTAGTGAGCTTGACTGCGATAATGTTGTCACCAATCCCGACGGTTGTGATGACGTCTTTTGGGGCTTTAACGTTACAGGCCTTAACTCGCAGATTGGTGGAAAGCCCATCGAAACGCTGGCCATCAGCACTAACGGTCTTGTCGTTTTCAACTACACCGATGAGGACACATCGGCCTACACCTTCAGTCCTCAAAAACTCCCCCTCAGAGACCGGCCTAATAGCATCATTGCACCTTTCTGGACGGATCTAGTGTTTGGAAGCAATGCACTTGAAGGCGATGTTTACTTCGGCATCGTTGCCGATGGTGAGGACGACTGGGCAGTTGTCGAGTGGTGGAACGCTTATGAATGGAGTGAGAGCGGCTCTGCTGAAGGCGATCCATCTTACACCTTCTCTCTATGGATAAAGGCGAACAGCGACGAGATCTACATAAACTACGCCGCTCTCGATGCATTACCGACAGTGCTGTCAGTAGGTCTGGAAGACGGTAGCGGTGCCTCCGGTATCAGTTACTACTTCAGCGGCACGGGCGAGCCACCGGTCGCAAACGCATCGCATCGTCTCGACGTAGACGCATTCAAAGGTTCAGCGACGGTAAGCTTCGACGTTCAGTCATCGCCTATCGCAGTTGTTGCTGATGGCGCTATGTCGATGGAGATCGACACAAGCAAGACCATCGACCTGAGCGTGCTGACAACTGAGAACCGGGTCAATGAGACCATAACCGCCCTATTAGATGTCAGTGGCCAACGCTACGAGGGGTCGCTCCCCGTGAATATGCCTGCGGGTCAGATGACATACGGTATCGTTTCGCAGACCGAGCACGGCTCTCTTGCACTTGCTAGCGATCAGCCCTCGGGCGGCGCCAGTGTTTTCGAATACACGCCGGGTGAGGGATTCGTTGGCACTGACTCGTTTACCTATGAGGTTTACGACTCCGCCAATCTGTCACACAAGAGCGCCACGGCCACCGTTTCAATCACGGTTGAAGACAATCGCGAAGATAGCGATGGCGACGGGCTAAGCGACGAGCGAGAGGCAGAACTTGGTACAGACCCACAAGATGCTGACTCAGATGACGATGGTATTAATGACGGCGACGAAGTTGCGCTCGGTACCGATCCCAATAACGCTGATAGCGATGGTGACGGTGCGTCAGATGGTGCGGAAGTAGCCGCAGGCTCAGACCCCAATGATGCAAACTCGCAGCCAAGCGGTGGCGCATCAGAAGAGGAAACGTCGGGCCTGCCCATCTGGATGCTTTACGTAGCAACCTCACTGAACGACCCAGCGGCAAGCAAACAAGCGCCACTGAAAGAGCCAGAGCTATCTGACGCCAAATCCTCTCCTGAATTGGAGAGTACTCAACGTTCTCAGGAGGATGTGGTACAAAAAGACCGTGGTGGACGCCCACTTATGTAA
- a CDS encoding putative TIM-barrel fold metal-dependent hydrolase (PFAM: Amidohydrolase) has product MSYAGNRVIYDADGHIMELPTHLREFADPDVRELIPLTNYSASSVTEKEVAVLVAQGGRHSDEHINRLLSLGDGLIAESKEIQALGAFDGSHRSQALDMLGFKKQIIFSTLSAKAPFSPTLETHVKYGAVRAHTRAMKAFCGADDRLMGIACISLDDPVLAVKELEFALESGLEGIWVPHRICGDKSPGHPDFDPFWARLAESGVPFLIHIGGSNYHIDPAWFNNGKPLPKDAFDGGENVRALDYSVLHHAAERFISAMVLSGVFERHRKLRGAAVELGASWVPSFLNILDNTIHAFKRAQPELAAMSRKPSEQITEQMGFTAFPFEDVGMLIEHSNPDLYMFASDYPHIEGGKDPLGSFDAFLARHNEATHTKFFQDNFRRVFGV; this is encoded by the coding sequence ATGAGCTATGCCGGTAACCGTGTTATCTACGATGCCGATGGTCACATCATGGAGCTACCAACGCACTTACGCGAATTCGCAGATCCCGATGTGCGAGAGCTAATTCCGCTCACCAACTACTCCGCTTCCAGCGTTACCGAAAAGGAAGTTGCCGTATTGGTCGCCCAGGGTGGTCGTCACTCGGATGAGCACATAAACCGCCTTCTCTCATTGGGCGACGGATTAATTGCTGAGTCCAAAGAGATTCAAGCTCTGGGTGCATTTGATGGCAGCCACCGGTCACAAGCACTCGATATGCTCGGCTTTAAGAAGCAAATTATCTTCTCTACCTTGTCGGCAAAAGCGCCCTTTTCACCGACGCTTGAAACGCATGTGAAATACGGCGCGGTTCGCGCGCACACTCGCGCGATGAAGGCCTTTTGTGGCGCTGATGATCGGCTCATGGGTATCGCTTGTATTTCACTCGATGATCCCGTGCTTGCCGTTAAAGAATTGGAATTTGCGCTCGAATCAGGCCTTGAGGGCATCTGGGTACCGCACCGAATCTGTGGCGATAAGTCGCCTGGTCATCCCGACTTCGATCCTTTCTGGGCAAGACTGGCAGAGAGCGGTGTGCCTTTCTTGATTCATATTGGTGGCAGCAACTATCACATCGATCCCGCATGGTTTAACAACGGTAAGCCTCTCCCCAAAGATGCGTTCGATGGCGGAGAAAACGTTAGAGCCCTGGATTACTCAGTGCTGCACCATGCAGCGGAGCGTTTTATTAGCGCCATGGTGTTGAGCGGCGTGTTCGAGAGACACCGAAAGCTCCGAGGCGCAGCGGTTGAGCTTGGGGCGTCTTGGGTACCTTCGTTCCTAAATATTCTCGATAATACAATCCACGCATTTAAACGCGCACAGCCCGAACTGGCGGCCATGTCGCGAAAGCCATCTGAGCAGATCACTGAGCAAATGGGCTTCACCGCATTTCCATTCGAGGACGTGGGCATGTTGATCGAGCACTCTAATCCTGACCTGTACATGTTCGCGAGCGATTACCCTCACATCGAGGGCGGTAAGGATCCACTTGGTTCGTTCGATGCGTTCCTCGCACGCCACAACGAAGCTACCCATACCAAGTTCTTCCAGGATAATTTTAGACGTGTGTTTGGCGTCTAA
- a CDS encoding Calcineurin-like phosphoesterase (PFAM: Calcineurin-like phosphoesterase), which translates to MLLCLLLSGSLNTANSFASELETENSTFNIWLASDPHVTVDTLHGVETLRLAFRQSEGFWSFLPKYEQKAGGIPPAFDWDLMLLAGDLTSSQWPPRDGEGEIFAEQFKALKHHRREDVFTLAGNHDGSYYDKGEGHWFKKWADPMGENSEFSGVNNALRRFKPEGTWERYKVEAGNILILMLSDQNSAPSPVGRGHSKDNFPGGFPAGAVTRETFNWWKDQVLSNQDKIIITAHHHVLRNTTTISHPFGGKGIHANNTGDFEGASFLYYIIENSDPENFAYSTSSEANPGPFEVFLEQFERERGYPAIDLWVGAHSHAQATDVIDGKGLIEKKWGVTFMQVSAMTHYHSGRTPMSWHLSLSPDDNEIAIKNYIHRAPYYNHIPKEIMLSKGVKPVGRQAPEGGLEKNGWYAPNARTVSARHKFIAPPADSRPPAS; encoded by the coding sequence GTGCTTCTGTGCCTGCTTCTGTCGGGCTCATTAAACACTGCAAATAGCTTTGCTAGTGAGCTTGAGACGGAAAACAGCACTTTCAATATTTGGTTAGCAAGCGACCCTCACGTGACGGTCGACACCCTCCATGGCGTTGAAACACTTCGACTCGCGTTTCGACAGTCGGAGGGCTTCTGGTCTTTCCTACCCAAATACGAGCAAAAGGCTGGCGGCATCCCTCCCGCCTTTGACTGGGATCTGATGCTCCTCGCCGGTGACTTAACCTCCAGCCAATGGCCGCCTAGAGACGGAGAAGGTGAGATTTTTGCTGAGCAATTCAAGGCGTTGAAACATCACCGCAGGGAAGATGTATTCACGCTTGCAGGCAATCACGACGGTAGCTACTACGACAAAGGCGAGGGCCATTGGTTTAAGAAATGGGCCGATCCTATGGGCGAAAATTCTGAATTCTCGGGCGTTAACAACGCGCTGCGACGCTTCAAACCGGAGGGCACTTGGGAACGCTATAAAGTTGAGGCAGGGAATATCCTCATCCTAATGTTGTCTGATCAAAACTCGGCACCGAGCCCAGTTGGTAGAGGGCATAGCAAAGACAACTTTCCCGGGGGCTTTCCCGCAGGCGCGGTCACTCGGGAGACCTTCAATTGGTGGAAAGATCAGGTGCTGAGCAACCAAGACAAGATCATCATTACCGCCCACCATCATGTCTTACGAAACACCACGACGATCTCACACCCCTTCGGTGGCAAAGGCATCCACGCTAACAATACGGGTGACTTTGAGGGCGCCAGCTTTCTCTATTACATCATCGAAAATTCAGACCCTGAGAACTTCGCCTACAGCACCTCGAGCGAGGCAAATCCCGGACCTTTTGAAGTATTTCTCGAGCAATTCGAACGCGAGCGCGGTTACCCCGCCATCGATTTGTGGGTAGGAGCGCACTCGCACGCGCAGGCGACTGATGTTATCGATGGCAAAGGCCTGATTGAGAAGAAATGGGGCGTTACTTTTATGCAGGTTTCGGCGATGACCCACTATCACTCGGGACGAACACCAATGAGCTGGCACTTGAGCTTATCGCCCGACGACAACGAGATCGCTATCAAGAACTACATCCACCGCGCACCCTATTACAACCACATTCCGAAAGAGATCATGCTTTCAAAAGGTGTAAAGCCGGTTGGCAGACAGGCACCAGAGGGCGGCCTTGAAAAGAACGGCTGGTACGCACCTAACGCCAGAACCGTTAGCGCTCGACATAAGTTTATCGCGCCACCCGCAGATAGCCGGCCTCCAGCTAGCTAA
- a CDS encoding cation/multidrug efflux pump (PFAM: AcrB/AcrD/AcrF family~TIGRFAM: The (Largely Gram-negative Bacterial) Hydrophobe/Amphiphile Efflux-1 (HAE1) Family): protein MAELQDKPRWNDIFVKRPVIAIVVSLLLLLAGIRSAVDIPVLQFPVIQSSSIQIITPYPGATAESVQGFVTEPIERVANAIPGVDYVESVTTSGESIVTAWMQLNEDSTDALAELSSGLSQIRLELPDGAEDPFIEVSRADSPYASFYLAVSVPETRSIGEVTDIVQRDIVPQLTSVPNVQRVDNSGVKPAMRIWLNAWKMAALGVTAHDVRNTLQGNNVIGALGASESATQRITLKTDATARTADDFRSMIIRAEDGAEIRLGDVARIELGIEEKQMRSRYAQDLVVFLPIYAAPGASEIAVADALYDRIDDINKVLPDDLELIMAFDISNYMRDSLREIVTTLGETILLVGFVVVALMGSFRTALVPLMTIPISLLGAVAAMSVIGFSFNLLTVLAIVLSVGLVVDDAIVVVENVSRNLRAGMSRYQAALTSSRRLLGPIVAMTATLAVVYAPIGFLSGLSGVLFREFAFALAVAVLISGFVAMTLSPVLSAWVCPDKGHESRTTRWVNQRFDATADAYSHVVDFSLKWRYQLIAAGIFFSLLSAPLYLFSLKELSPVEDQSSLGLVFESAPESSLQETYEGFYQVVSTLEDKPEPSYMWQIVQPNGGFGGQEFVPPEERDRRVTDMVFEIYQSIKNSPIVSAIPFEEASLPSAGRFDVEVVITSSDTNENMLKVARAMVDEAQSSGSFLFVETDIKIDRVEAEFEIDKERLADLGMSLGDLSAQMSLMVSPAYVTRFDERGRAYRVIPMLEDEQRSSPSALLDIPVRIPNGELVPFGSLVTLTRSTQPRALTRFQQKDGFKIYGAILPGTTKDQGLSLIEDIAERTLPDGYVLDYLGESRELRSEGNTMAGVLLIATVLVFLVLAVQFNSFRDPLIILLGSIPLALFAALTITFLNFSTINIFSQVGLVTLVGLVTKNAILIVDFANQERIAGVEKLAAIKNGAIARLRPVLMTTGATVLGHFPLVLVTGAGAEARNSIGAVLVFGMLIGTLFTLVILPAVYAVLASNRDMTKDAKDGEAATDSDNQPVMA, encoded by the coding sequence ATGGCCGAGCTCCAAGACAAGCCCCGCTGGAATGATATTTTTGTAAAACGCCCCGTCATTGCGATTGTGGTGTCGTTGCTTCTCTTACTCGCGGGCATCAGATCTGCCGTCGATATCCCCGTTTTGCAGTTTCCGGTAATTCAAAGCTCATCGATCCAAATTATTACACCCTACCCGGGGGCGACCGCCGAGTCGGTTCAGGGCTTTGTTACTGAACCGATCGAGCGAGTAGCCAATGCCATTCCCGGTGTTGACTACGTCGAGTCGGTTACCACTTCGGGCGAAAGTATTGTTACCGCCTGGATGCAGCTCAACGAAGACAGCACGGATGCACTCGCCGAGTTGTCATCAGGCCTCAGTCAGATTCGTCTAGAGCTCCCCGACGGAGCTGAAGATCCGTTTATTGAGGTCAGTCGTGCTGACAGTCCTTACGCTAGTTTTTATCTCGCGGTCAGTGTTCCCGAAACGCGTTCCATCGGTGAGGTGACTGACATTGTCCAGCGCGATATTGTGCCGCAGCTCACCTCAGTGCCGAACGTTCAGCGCGTTGACAACAGCGGCGTAAAACCCGCAATGCGCATCTGGCTCAACGCCTGGAAAATGGCCGCTTTGGGTGTAACGGCTCACGACGTGCGCAACACCTTACAAGGGAATAACGTCATTGGTGCATTGGGCGCAAGCGAGAGCGCCACCCAACGGATCACGTTGAAGACCGATGCCACCGCGCGAACAGCGGACGACTTCCGATCCATGATCATACGTGCTGAAGATGGTGCGGAAATTCGTCTCGGTGACGTTGCTCGAATCGAACTTGGTATTGAAGAAAAGCAGATGCGTAGTCGCTATGCGCAAGATCTTGTTGTCTTCTTACCGATTTACGCGGCCCCCGGGGCAAGCGAGATCGCCGTTGCCGACGCGCTCTACGACCGTATCGACGATATCAACAAGGTATTGCCTGACGATCTTGAACTTATTATGGCCTTCGATATCTCGAATTACATGCGCGACTCGTTACGTGAGATTGTGACGACTCTCGGTGAAACCATTCTCCTTGTGGGTTTCGTTGTCGTGGCACTGATGGGCTCGTTTAGGACTGCCTTGGTGCCGCTGATGACAATCCCTATCTCGCTGCTCGGCGCCGTTGCCGCAATGTCTGTCATTGGCTTTTCATTCAACCTTTTGACTGTACTCGCTATCGTGTTATCCGTGGGTTTGGTTGTCGATGATGCCATTGTGGTAGTGGAGAACGTCTCCAGGAATTTACGGGCGGGTATGAGTCGCTACCAAGCAGCATTGACCAGTTCGCGTCGATTACTTGGCCCCATCGTCGCCATGACTGCAACTCTTGCTGTGGTCTATGCACCGATCGGATTTCTATCCGGTCTCTCTGGTGTTCTCTTTCGAGAATTTGCCTTCGCTCTCGCAGTAGCAGTCTTGATTTCGGGTTTCGTGGCAATGACGCTCTCTCCTGTTCTGAGCGCATGGGTCTGTCCCGATAAGGGTCATGAATCACGGACTACGCGCTGGGTTAACCAGCGTTTTGACGCCACGGCTGACGCCTATTCGCATGTCGTCGATTTCTCTCTCAAGTGGCGGTATCAGTTGATTGCTGCGGGTATTTTCTTCTCCCTGCTGTCGGCACCACTCTATCTCTTTTCGCTGAAAGAACTCTCTCCCGTCGAGGACCAAAGCAGCCTGGGGCTCGTGTTTGAATCCGCGCCTGAATCGTCGCTGCAAGAAACTTACGAAGGCTTTTATCAAGTTGTTTCCACATTGGAAGATAAACCCGAGCCCTCCTATATGTGGCAAATCGTGCAGCCCAATGGTGGCTTTGGCGGACAGGAGTTTGTGCCACCTGAAGAGCGTGACCGCAGAGTTACCGACATGGTTTTTGAGATCTATCAGAGCATCAAAAACTCTCCCATTGTCTCCGCAATTCCGTTCGAGGAAGCCTCGTTGCCGTCAGCTGGAAGGTTTGACGTAGAAGTCGTAATCACCTCATCAGACACCAACGAGAATATGCTCAAAGTGGCGCGCGCTATGGTCGACGAAGCACAGTCATCGGGCAGTTTTTTATTCGTCGAAACAGACATCAAAATCGATCGCGTCGAAGCGGAGTTCGAAATCGACAAAGAGCGCTTGGCAGACCTTGGGATGAGCCTTGGCGACCTCTCGGCGCAAATGAGTCTCATGGTGTCGCCTGCCTATGTAACACGCTTTGATGAGCGTGGCAGAGCCTATCGCGTCATCCCCATGCTGGAGGATGAACAGCGCAGCTCTCCTTCGGCGCTACTCGATATTCCGGTTCGAATTCCGAATGGAGAGCTGGTCCCCTTTGGGTCTCTGGTGACACTTACACGGTCGACCCAACCGCGTGCCCTGACCCGCTTCCAGCAAAAGGATGGCTTCAAAATCTACGGTGCCATTCTCCCGGGAACCACCAAGGACCAGGGCTTGAGCCTTATCGAGGATATTGCGGAACGCACGCTGCCAGATGGCTATGTTCTCGACTATCTCGGCGAGTCGCGCGAGCTTCGTAGCGAGGGCAACACGATGGCTGGCGTCCTCTTGATTGCTACAGTGCTTGTCTTCCTAGTACTCGCCGTGCAATTCAATAGCTTTAGAGACCCGCTGATTATCCTTCTTGGGTCAATTCCACTTGCGTTGTTTGCGGCGTTGACGATTACCTTCCTTAACTTCAGCACCATCAATATTTTCTCGCAGGTAGGCCTTGTCACACTCGTGGGGCTGGTGACCAAGAACGCAATTTTGATTGTCGACTTTGCTAATCAAGAGCGCATTGCCGGCGTTGAAAAGTTGGCGGCGATTAAAAACGGTGCCATAGCGAGACTTCGGCCCGTTCTTATGACAACAGGTGCAACAGTGCTCGGCCACTTCCCCTTGGTGCTGGTAACGGGTGCAGGCGCGGAGGCACGAAACAGCATTGGCGCTGTCTTGGTGTTTGGCATGCTGATAGGAACGCTGTTTACCTTGGTGATATTACCTGCGGTTTACGCGGTTCTTGCTTCCAATCGGGACATGACCAAGGACGCCAAGGATGGTGAGGCTGCGACCGACTCGGATAATCAGCCAGTAATGGCTTAG